In the Streptomyces sp. SJL17-4 genome, GCGTCCCGGTAGAGGTAGACGAGCTCCTCCTCCACGTACCGGTAGTTGACGTTGACCGGCACGATCCGTGCCTTGAGGCAGGCGAGGACGGTCTGCAGGTACTCGATGCCGTTGTAGAGGTGGAGGCCGAGGTGCTCGCCGGGCCGGATGCCCGCGTCGGTGAGGTGGTGCGCGATCCGGTTGGCGGCTTCGTCGAGCTCGGCGTAGGTGAGCCGACGCTCCTCGCCCGTCCCCGGATGATCGACGTACACCAGCGCCTCGCGGTCGGGGACCGCGTCGACCACCGATTCGAACAGGTCGGCAAGGTTGTACTCCACCGTTCCTCCTGACCCCGGTTCGCACTGACTCGGCGGTCATTAGAGCGCCGACCGGCGACAGGGGGAAGGGGGTGCGCAGAAGAATCTGACTGAGTGTCAGAAAACTATTGAACTGGACCCCGCGCTACTGCAACCTGTTCCAGAACTGGAGACGGGAGACCCCCATGGGTGGCACTGGTGGCACCGAACACCTCGGCGTACGGCGCGAAGGCGCCACGCTCGTCCTCACCTTGAACCGGCCCGAAGCCAAGAACGCCCTCTCGCTGCCGATGCTCGTCGGCCTCTACGACGGCTGGCTGGAGGCCGACGCCGACGACGGCATCCGCTCCGTCGTCCTCACCGGCGCGGGCGGCTCGTTCTGCGCCGGCATGGACCTCAAGGCCCTGGCGGGCAAGGGAATGGAGGGCGAGCAGTACCGGGACCGGCTCAAGGCCGACCCCGATCTGCACTGGAAGGCGATGCTGCGCCACCACCGCCCCCGCAAACCCGTGATCGCCGCGGTGGAGGGGTACTGCGTCGCCGGCGGCACCGAGATCCTCCAGGGCACCGACATCCGGGTCGCGGCCGCCTCGGCGACCTTCGGACTCTTCGAGGTCCGGCGCGGACTCTTCCCGATCGGCGGCTCCACGGTCCGCCTGCCCCGCCAGATCGCCCGTACTAACGCCCTCGAAATGCTCCTCACGGGCCGCCCGTACTCGGCGGACGAGGCCGCCAGGATCGGCCTCGTCGGCCGGGTCGTCCCCGACGGCACCGCGCTCGACGCGGCCCTCGACATCGCCGAACGGATCAACGCGTGCGGGCCGCTGGCGGTCGAGGCGGTGAAGGCGTCCGTGTACGAGACCGCCGAGATGACGGAGACGGAGGGGCTGGCCGCCGAGCTCAAGCGAGGGTGGCCGATCTTCGACACGGCGGACGCGAAGGAGGGGGCGAGGGCGTTCGCGGAGAAGCGGACGCCGGAGTACCGGCGGGAGTGAGTCGTTCCCCACCCCGCCCCTTCCCGAAACCGGGGGCAAGCCCCCAGACCCCGTACGGCCTGCGGCCGTGCCCTCAAACGCCGGGCGGGCTGAGTTTCCGCCGCTGGGCGGAACTTCAGCCCCGCCTGGGGGTCCCCCCACGCCCGCAAGGGCGTAGGGGGAGTTTGAGGCGCGGGGTCTGGGGCGGAGCCCCAGTTCGGGAAGGGGCGGGGTGGGGAGAAGGCCCGCGCAGCGGCCCCGCCTGCACCGGCACATCACCCCACCCCCTCACCAAGGAGCCCCGCCCCATGACGCCAACCCCCGCCTCCCCGTCGGAGACTCTCCGCGCTCCCCTCGTCGTCGAATTCCCCTTCACCCGCTCCCTCGGCCCCGTCCAGTCCGCCTTCCTCACCGGCCTCCGCGAGCGCACCGTCCTCGGCGTCCGCACCGAGACCGGAGCGGTCCTCGTCCCGCCCGTCGAGTACGACCCCGCCACCGCCGCCGAGCTCCGCGACCTCGTCGAGGTCGGCGCCACCGGCACCGTCACCACCTGGGCCTGGAACCCCGAGCCCCGCCCCGGGCAGCCCCTCCCGACCCCCTTCGCCTGGGTCCTCGTCCGCCTCGACGGCGCCGACACCGCCCTCCTGCACGCCCTCGACGCCCCCGGTCCCGAAGCCGTACGCACCGGTATGCGGGTCCGGATCCGCTGGGCCGCCGAACGCTCCGGCGCCATCACGGACATCGCCTGCTTCGAGCCGTACGACAGTGATCCCGTGGCCGAACCGGGCGCGCACGACGGCCGGTTCACCGACCCCGTCACCGGCATCGTCGCCGCCGCCCGCCTCGACTACACCTACAGCCCCGGCCGCGCCCAGACCCGCTACCTCCACGCCCTCACCGAGCGCCGGACCGTCGGCGAACGCTGCCCCTCCTGCACCAAGGTGTACGTGCCGCCCCGCGGCGCCTGCCCCACCTGCGGCATCGCCACCACCGACCAGGTCGAGGTCGGCCCGCGCGGCACCGTCACCACGTACTGCATCGTCAACATCAAGGCGAAGAATCTCGACATCGAGGTGCCGTACGTCTACGCCCACATCGCCCTCGACGGCGCCGGGCTCGCCCTCCACGGCCGCATCGGCGGCATCCCGTACGACCAGGTCCGGATGGGCCTGCGCGTCGAACCCGTGTGGAGCGAGGACGGCCGCTACCCCGACCACTACCGGCCCACCGGCGAGCCCGACGCCGACTACGACACCTACAAGGAGCTGCTGTGACGCCGCACCGGCCGGACCGAGAGGTGGCGATCGTCGCCTTCGCCCAGAGCGACCACCGCCGCCGCACCGACGACCTCTCCGAGGTCGAGATGGTCATGCCCGTCCTGCACGACGTCCTGCGGCAGACCGGCCTCAGGACCTCCGACATCGGCTTCACCTGCTCCGGCTCCTCCGACTATCTGGCCGGCCGCGCCTTCTCCTTCACGATGGCCCTCGACGGCGTCGGCGCCTGGCCGCCGATCTCCGAGTCCCACGTCGAGACGGACGGCGCCTGGGCGCTGTACGAGGCCTGGGTGAAGCTCCTCACCGGCGAGGCCGACACCGCCCTCGTCTACTCCTACGGGAAGTCCTCGCCCGGCTCCGTCCGCGACGTCCTCACCCGCCAGCTCGACCCCTATTACCTGGCCCCGCTCTGGCCGGACTCCGTCGCCCTCGCCGCCCTCCAGGCGCAGGCCCTCGTCGACGCGGGCGCCACCGACGAACCCGCCCTCGCCGCGATCGCCGCCCGCAGCCGCGAGGACGCCACCGCGAATCCCCACGCCCAGCTGCCCGGCGCCCGCCCCCAGGGCGAGTACGTCGTCCAGCCGCTGCGCACCGGCGACTGCCCGCCCATCGGGGACGGCGCCGCCGCAGTGATCCTCGCCGCCGGCGACCGGGCCCGCGAACTCTGCGCCCGCCCCGCCTGGATCCGCGGCATGGACCACCGCATCGAGGCCCACTCCCTCGGCGTCCGCGACCTCACCGACTCGCCCTCCACCCGCCTCGCCGCCGAACGCGCCGGAGCCTTCGAGGCGCCCGTCGACACCGCCGAACTCCACGCGCCCTTCACCTCCCAGGAGGTCGTCCTCCGCCGGGCCCTCGACCTCGACGAGAGCGTGAGGGTCAACCCGTCCGGCGGAGCGCTCGCCGCCAACCCCGTCATGGCCGCCGGCCTCATCCGGCTCGGCGAGGCCGCCGCCCGCATCCACCGGGGCGACTCCGACCGCGCCCTCGCCCACGCCACCTCCGGGCCCTGCCTCCAGCAGAACCTGGTCGCCGTCCTGGAAGGGGACTCCGATGC is a window encoding:
- a CDS encoding thiolase domain-containing protein; amino-acid sequence: MTPHRPDREVAIVAFAQSDHRRRTDDLSEVEMVMPVLHDVLRQTGLRTSDIGFTCSGSSDYLAGRAFSFTMALDGVGAWPPISESHVETDGAWALYEAWVKLLTGEADTALVYSYGKSSPGSVRDVLTRQLDPYYLAPLWPDSVALAALQAQALVDAGATDEPALAAIAARSREDATANPHAQLPGARPQGEYVVQPLRTGDCPPIGDGAAAVILAAGDRARELCARPAWIRGMDHRIEAHSLGVRDLTDSPSTRLAAERAGAFEAPVDTAELHAPFTSQEVVLRRALDLDESVRVNPSGGALAANPVMAAGLIRLGEAAARIHRGDSDRALAHATSGPCLQQNLVAVLEGDSDA
- a CDS encoding OB-fold domain-containing protein translates to MTPTPASPSETLRAPLVVEFPFTRSLGPVQSAFLTGLRERTVLGVRTETGAVLVPPVEYDPATAAELRDLVEVGATGTVTTWAWNPEPRPGQPLPTPFAWVLVRLDGADTALLHALDAPGPEAVRTGMRVRIRWAAERSGAITDIACFEPYDSDPVAEPGAHDGRFTDPVTGIVAAARLDYTYSPGRAQTRYLHALTERRTVGERCPSCTKVYVPPRGACPTCGIATTDQVEVGPRGTVTTYCIVNIKAKNLDIEVPYVYAHIALDGAGLALHGRIGGIPYDQVRMGLRVEPVWSEDGRYPDHYRPTGEPDADYDTYKELL
- a CDS encoding crotonase/enoyl-CoA hydratase family protein, whose translation is MGGTGGTEHLGVRREGATLVLTLNRPEAKNALSLPMLVGLYDGWLEADADDGIRSVVLTGAGGSFCAGMDLKALAGKGMEGEQYRDRLKADPDLHWKAMLRHHRPRKPVIAAVEGYCVAGGTEILQGTDIRVAAASATFGLFEVRRGLFPIGGSTVRLPRQIARTNALEMLLTGRPYSADEAARIGLVGRVVPDGTALDAALDIAERINACGPLAVEAVKASVYETAEMTETEGLAAELKRGWPIFDTADAKEGARAFAEKRTPEYRRE